Proteins encoded together in one Peribacillus asahii window:
- a CDS encoding YitT family protein, with amino-acid sequence MSQHLFKAIILAFASAIQGAAMSIFLFPHYIPSGGAAGIGVLLNYMWAVPYATSIWLLNAVMVIAAVKWLGKSNAVWTMFCVGVAAFTIHSLSPYIHHPVGNVWIDLVIGALLFGFSVGILFKMGASSGGMDILALIISSFIKRPPGSILFWINSLILLVAGVVIDWKVIMYALVCQWFGTRLIDIIGKGTVSIPVLRK; translated from the coding sequence ATGTCGCAACATTTATTTAAAGCAATCATTCTTGCATTTGCCTCTGCCATTCAAGGAGCGGCTATGTCTATTTTCTTATTTCCTCATTACATTCCATCCGGTGGTGCTGCCGGAATAGGTGTGTTATTAAATTACATGTGGGCTGTGCCGTATGCAACGAGCATTTGGTTATTAAATGCGGTGATGGTAATTGCAGCTGTCAAGTGGCTTGGAAAAAGCAACGCGGTGTGGACGATGTTTTGTGTCGGCGTAGCTGCCTTCACTATCCATTCACTTTCTCCATACATTCATCATCCGGTTGGAAATGTATGGATCGATTTAGTAATTGGAGCCCTTTTATTCGGTTTTAGTGTGGGAATTTTATTTAAAATGGGGGCTTCTTCAGGAGGAATGGATATTTTAGCTCTTATTATATCATCTTTTATAAAGCGACCTCCCGGAAGCATATTATTTTGGATTAATAGTTTGATATTACTTGTTGCCGGTGTCGTGATCGATTGGAAAGTGATCATGTATGCCCTGGTTTGCCAATGGTTTGGAACAAGGCTGATTGATATCATCGGAAAGGGAACCGTTTCTATACCTGTACTAAGGAAATAA
- a CDS encoding cation diffusion facilitator family transporter — translation MEEIKYNNLKLGERGAIISIIACICLSVLKLAIGYISDSAALKADGLNNTTDIIASIAVLIGLKLSQRPPDKDHGYGHWKSETIASMIASFIMIAVGIQVLLDAVTSMIQGGKESPDIIAAYVDVFSALVMYFVYRYNKKLAIKINSKSVMAAAKDNISDAWVSIGTAVGIFGSQLHMPWLDTVTAIIVGLLICKTAWDIFKQASHELSDGFDPEKIELYKNVVLKVDGVKGLKEIKGRNYGNNEVIDVEILVNSTLDIKEAHEIATHIEKVMINDYGVYDVHVHVEPN, via the coding sequence TTGGAAGAGATAAAATATAATAATCTTAAATTAGGAGAGCGTGGAGCAATCATTAGTATAATTGCTTGCATCTGTCTTTCCGTTTTAAAATTAGCTATTGGGTACATAAGTGACTCTGCTGCATTAAAAGCAGATGGTCTAAATAATACAACTGATATCATTGCATCTATTGCTGTACTTATTGGACTAAAGCTTTCACAAAGACCACCTGATAAGGATCATGGGTATGGCCATTGGAAAAGTGAGACTATTGCATCAATGATTGCTTCATTTATTATGATAGCAGTGGGTATACAAGTATTGCTTGATGCTGTTACTTCAATGATTCAAGGTGGGAAAGAGTCACCCGACATAATAGCAGCTTATGTGGATGTTTTTTCTGCATTAGTCATGTATTTTGTCTATCGCTACAATAAAAAGCTAGCTATTAAAATTAATAGCAAATCAGTTATGGCAGCTGCAAAAGATAACATTTCAGATGCTTGGGTAAGTATAGGAACTGCAGTAGGTATTTTCGGTTCACAATTACATATGCCCTGGCTTGATACAGTAACAGCTATTATTGTAGGTTTATTAATATGTAAAACAGCTTGGGATATTTTTAAACAAGCTTCTCATGAACTTTCGGATGGGTTTGATCCAGAGAAAATAGAACTGTATAAAAATGTAGTATTAAAAGTAGATGGAGTTAAAGGACTAAAAGAGATTAAAGGGAGAAACTATGGGAATAACGAAGTAATAGATGTTGAAATTCTGGTTAATTCTACCCTAGATATTAAAGAAGCTCACGAGATAGCAACCCATATTGAAAAAGTCATGATAAATGATTATGGGGTATACGATGTTCATGTACATGTAGAGCCGAATTAA
- a CDS encoding DUF6359 domain-containing protein, protein MFVMLISMILPYRAQAAETITVSQAIANNSGTATVAGYIVGYTTSGGGGKATYDFEAPFKDDTNFAIADSPTEKDATKILPVQIPASFRPTFGLLTNPSIVGKKVFVTGSLETYFSVPGLKSPTAISFDGTTPPPDEPGNGETGLKIRDIQGQSHTSPYKDKNVVDVPGIVTYVVDGSNFYMQDPNPDNNSNTSEGLLVYKPSHGVAVGDSVTVSGLVKEWVLDGYEEKLQTDLAMTEINAQSGKITKVSSGNKLPAPIVIGKDVMPPASVIDNDQFGTFDPAEDGIDFYESLEGMLVSIENPIVTGPQKYGEVPVITGKMDGKEYTKEGTPLLTHENQNPEKMLLQLDDRSFVTKAGDTFDGTVTGVVSYSFSNFKILTKATDLPNIIERPRTNEITTIQKEEDKLTIAGYNIENFVATDTAKRDKLAKSMIENLGSPDIIGLIEVLDESGETNDGVVKADANYKALSDAIKDFGGPAYAWTDIAPVDGKDGGLPGGNIRVGYLYNPERVTLNKAPKGEATTAVAYENGYLTLNPGRIDPTNVAFNSSRKPLAAEFNFQGEEVIVINNHFNSKGGEDPLFGKNQPPHLESEAQRVQIAKIVNNFVSDIKEKNGDANIVVLGDLNDFEFSAPLAALKGDDLTNLVETLPASERYTYNYQGNAQVLDHILVSNNLAKAAKLDIVNFNSPYMKEHGRASDHDALVAQLEVVDVTAPDAPQVNPVIHNDTIITGTTEAGASVKVMMGKVELGTATADTNGKFKVSVPKQKHKNILTVTASDASGNISEETVVDVLKKNEK, encoded by the coding sequence ATGTTTGTCATGTTGATTAGCATGATTCTCCCTTATCGGGCACAAGCGGCTGAAACTATTACGGTTTCACAGGCAATCGCGAATAATTCGGGGACAGCTACTGTGGCAGGGTATATTGTAGGTTATACAACAAGTGGCGGTGGTGGAAAAGCTACATATGATTTTGAGGCTCCATTTAAAGATGATACAAACTTCGCCATCGCTGATAGCCCTACGGAAAAAGACGCAACCAAAATATTACCTGTTCAAATCCCTGCTAGTTTCCGCCCAACCTTTGGATTATTAACGAATCCATCAATCGTAGGTAAAAAGGTTTTTGTTACGGGTTCACTTGAAACTTATTTTTCAGTACCTGGCCTAAAATCTCCAACGGCCATTTCGTTTGATGGCACAACACCACCTCCAGATGAACCTGGAAATGGCGAAACAGGTTTAAAAATTCGGGACATTCAAGGTCAATCTCATACTTCACCATATAAAGATAAAAATGTAGTAGATGTACCTGGGATAGTAACCTATGTAGTAGACGGCAGCAATTTTTACATGCAGGATCCTAACCCAGATAACAACTCTAATACATCAGAAGGCCTTCTCGTCTACAAGCCTTCTCACGGTGTTGCAGTGGGGGATAGCGTAACCGTTTCGGGACTTGTAAAAGAGTGGGTACTAGATGGATATGAAGAGAAACTGCAAACCGATTTAGCCATGACAGAAATTAATGCCCAATCAGGCAAGATTACAAAGGTTTCTAGTGGAAATAAACTTCCGGCTCCAATCGTAATTGGTAAGGATGTAATGCCGCCAGCTTCTGTCATCGACAACGATCAATTTGGCACATTTGACCCGGCAGAGGATGGCATTGATTTTTATGAAAGCCTTGAAGGGATGCTTGTTTCCATTGAAAATCCGATTGTGACAGGACCACAGAAATATGGAGAAGTACCTGTCATTACAGGTAAAATGGACGGAAAAGAATATACAAAAGAAGGAACTCCTCTTTTAACACATGAAAATCAAAATCCCGAGAAAATGCTTCTTCAGCTTGATGACCGCAGCTTTGTAACGAAAGCGGGAGATACTTTTGACGGAACCGTCACAGGAGTGGTCAGTTATTCGTTTAGTAACTTTAAGATTCTTACAAAAGCAACTGATTTACCTAACATAATAGAACGTCCAAGAACGAATGAAATAACGACTATTCAAAAAGAAGAAGACAAACTAACCATCGCAGGCTACAATATCGAAAACTTTGTAGCAACAGACACTGCCAAACGAGATAAGCTGGCAAAATCAATGATCGAGAACTTAGGATCTCCAGATATTATCGGTCTGATTGAGGTGCTTGACGAAAGTGGAGAAACGAATGACGGTGTTGTCAAAGCTGATGCAAACTATAAGGCATTAAGTGATGCAATCAAAGACTTTGGCGGACCAGCCTATGCTTGGACAGACATCGCTCCAGTTGACGGGAAAGACGGTGGATTACCGGGAGGAAATATTCGTGTAGGATATCTATACAATCCTGAGCGTGTAACTCTGAACAAGGCACCAAAGGGAGAGGCAACAACAGCTGTCGCTTACGAAAATGGTTATCTTACACTAAACCCTGGCCGCATTGACCCAACAAATGTTGCATTCAACAGCAGCCGTAAGCCGCTTGCAGCCGAGTTTAATTTCCAAGGAGAAGAAGTCATTGTCATTAACAATCACTTCAACTCAAAAGGGGGAGAAGATCCTTTATTTGGAAAAAATCAACCACCGCACCTTGAAAGTGAAGCGCAGCGTGTGCAAATTGCGAAGATCGTTAATAACTTTGTCTCTGACATAAAAGAAAAGAATGGGGACGCAAATATAGTGGTATTAGGTGACTTAAACGATTTTGAGTTTTCTGCTCCTCTAGCGGCACTCAAAGGGGATGACTTAACTAACTTAGTTGAAACTTTACCTGCTTCCGAGAGATACACATACAACTATCAAGGAAATGCACAAGTGTTGGATCATATTTTAGTATCCAATAATTTAGCTAAAGCAGCTAAGCTTGATATCGTGAACTTTAACTCTCCGTATATGAAAGAACATGGACGCGCTAGTGATCATGATGCACTCGTTGCTCAGTTAGAAGTTGTGGATGTAACCGCACCAGATGCACCACAGGTCAATCCTGTCATTCATAATGATACGATTATCACAGGAACAACAGAAGCCGGTGCAAGTGTTAAGGTAATGATGGGCAAGGTGGAGCTAGGTACAGCTACAGCAGATACTAACGGTAAGTTTAAGGTATCTGTGCCAAAGCAAAAACACAAGAATATCTTAACTGTGACGGCCTCAGATGCTTCTGGAAATATCAGTGAGGAAACTGTTGTTGACGTATTAAAGAAAAACGAGAAGTAA
- a CDS encoding barstar family protein has product MEINSFNKLEKPFFHLSYNSYIFKKLYESTCENFENNSKKFVAMIDGQKCRNKKSFFKEFAKKLKFPDYFGDNWDAFDECLNDLEWLDAEQYVLFIENFNLIFENDEKNLEIFLNILVDTVGEWKMGREYGALQTPPIPFHIVMYSDKDIINDLQIKTHNEQINLF; this is encoded by the coding sequence ATGGAAATAAATAGTTTCAATAAATTAGAAAAACCATTTTTTCATTTGAGTTATAACTCATATATTTTTAAAAAATTATATGAATCTACTTGTGAAAACTTCGAAAATAACTCAAAAAAATTTGTAGCTATGATTGACGGACAAAAATGTCGTAATAAAAAAAGTTTCTTTAAAGAATTTGCAAAAAAATTAAAATTCCCCGATTATTTTGGTGATAATTGGGATGCTTTCGATGAATGTCTCAATGATTTAGAATGGTTAGATGCTGAACAATATGTTCTATTTATCGAAAATTTCAACTTGATATTTGAAAATGATGAAAAAAATTTAGAGATATTTTTAAATATACTAGTAGACACAGTAGGAGAATGGAAGATGGGGCGAGAATATGGTGCACTTCAAACTCCACCAATTCCATTTCACATCGTTATGTATAGTGACAAGGATATTATAAATGACTTACAAATCAAAACACATAATGAACAAATAAACTTATTTTAA
- a CDS encoding RHS repeat-associated core domain-containing protein, with amino-acid sequence MIREELPDGTINQYEYDDAGNRKTSIRGDKTDVFTFNEANQIATKNDIAYQYDTDGNLLQDEHFKYEYNAFGYQTRVTDLQGNEVARYEYDETGLRTKKIVGSQTHEYYYDGDQLSLEIIRINDSIEQYRNYQWEKYTPLGMVIREKDESNNWKEQVYHYWTNQRGDVVSIRDNDGKEVGSYTYDAYGNVLTEVGKVAQANPIRYAGYYFDEETKNYYLQARYYNPANGAFLALDPDSGDNDDPSTQNGYGYTSNNPLKYVDYNGERKYGFLLTFGETAGKWVVKKGKKVWQSGKKVVRKIKTSFVIPKEATNTLKYVKKNGHPKQGYKGGGVYKNSNELLPTNTKYKEYDIFPKKKGENRGAERIVIGENGKAYYTNNHYKTFRTMN; translated from the coding sequence TTGATTCGAGAAGAATTACCAGATGGTACAATTAATCAATATGAATACGATGATGCTGGAAATCGTAAAACAAGCATTCGCGGGGATAAAACCGACGTTTTCACGTTTAACGAAGCGAATCAAATTGCTACTAAAAATGACATCGCTTATCAATATGATACGGACGGAAATTTACTTCAGGATGAACATTTTAAGTATGAGTATAATGCCTTTGGATATCAAACAAGAGTCACTGATCTACAAGGTAATGAAGTGGCTCGTTATGAATATGATGAAACTGGATTGCGTACAAAGAAAATCGTTGGTTCCCAAACACATGAGTACTACTACGATGGCGATCAATTATCTTTAGAAATCATACGGATTAACGATTCTATCGAGCAATATCGAAACTATCAATGGGAAAAATACACTCCTCTAGGTATGGTCATTCGTGAAAAAGATGAAAGTAATAACTGGAAGGAACAAGTGTATCACTATTGGACAAATCAGCGTGGTGATGTTGTATCGATTCGAGATAATGACGGTAAAGAAGTAGGTTCCTATACGTATGATGCCTATGGAAATGTTTTAACAGAAGTCGGCAAAGTAGCTCAAGCTAACCCAATTCGGTATGCAGGATACTATTTTGATGAAGAAACAAAGAACTATTACTTACAAGCTCGTTACTATAATCCAGCAAATGGTGCGTTCTTAGCATTGGATCCCGATTCTGGGGATAATGATGATCCAAGTACACAAAATGGATATGGATATACATCCAATAATCCACTAAAATATGTTGATTATAATGGCGAAAGAAAATATGGATTTTTACTAACATTCGGGGAAACTGCTGGCAAATGGGTCGTGAAAAAAGGAAAAAAAGTTTGGCAATCAGGAAAAAAAGTCGTAAGAAAAATTAAAACTAGCTTTGTTATTCCGAAAGAGGCAACAAATACTCTTAAATATGTAAAAAAGAACGGTCATCCTAAACAGGGATACAAAGGCGGCGGTGTGTATAAAAATAGCAATGAGCTATTACCAACAAATACAAAGTATAAAGAATATGATATTTTCCCTAAGAAAAAAGGGGAAAATAGAGGGGCAGAAAGAATTGTAATAGGGGAAAATGGAAAGGCTTATTATACAAATAATCATTATAAAACTTTTAGAACAATGAATTAA
- a CDS encoding ABC transporter permease, whose product MIILITPLFLTVVGVANYVTHIHVFVENGMVGWTGAWTQVEFLYGTVLCPLLSSVYLAILCRFEHANGGWKQLLSYPIPKVYFYLSKMIWGWLLVGMTNVMMFLYFLILGKVMGVTGTFPYFEFLGLFLNGWLSILPLIALQTWLAIQWQNFSLPIALNFAFIIPNIFVTGSKYGRYYPWSQPAYAMTPENQLGFTQTTQDLYLAVIGGFLLFSLAGVWNFMRTEMK is encoded by the coding sequence CTGATTATTCTGATAACACCTCTGTTTCTTACTGTCGTTGGAGTGGCCAACTATGTTACTCATATCCATGTTTTTGTAGAGAATGGAATGGTAGGATGGACGGGGGCGTGGACCCAAGTCGAGTTTTTGTATGGAACTGTTCTTTGTCCGCTACTTTCAAGTGTGTATCTGGCAATACTCTGTCGTTTTGAACATGCAAATGGGGGGTGGAAGCAACTTTTGTCCTATCCTATTCCAAAAGTATACTTTTATCTGTCAAAGATGATATGGGGTTGGCTGTTGGTGGGAATGACAAATGTTATGATGTTTTTGTATTTCCTTATATTAGGGAAAGTGATGGGGGTGACAGGAACATTTCCGTATTTCGAATTTTTAGGCCTGTTTCTAAATGGATGGTTGTCCATTCTGCCTCTTATAGCCCTTCAAACCTGGCTGGCGATACAATGGCAAAACTTTTCTCTTCCAATTGCCTTGAACTTTGCTTTTATAATTCCGAATATCTTTGTGACAGGTTCAAAGTATGGAAGATATTATCCTTGGTCGCAGCCTGCTTATGCTATGACACCAGAAAATCAGCTTGGATTTACACAGACAACCCAAGATTTGTACCTAGCAGTAATAGGTGGTTTTCTCTTGTTTAGTTTAGCTGGAGTCTGGAATTTCATGCGTACTGAAATGAAATAA
- a CDS encoding ABC transporter permease: protein MGPILSSDLVKIKRSWFWGLVLFFPAVLVGGVTLLLLLNAGDIQQEVSEGRSYNIWGTIWMITFYGNYFIIHLSVTILCSYIANLEHQARSWKLIFSMPISKTQYYWTRYMWICLGVLLSGLFLIVAMYLSGFLFGGSATFNASRIFYFTMFPYLTSFALIGLQLWMSMVLNNQAIPMMMGGVGIALGLFLIQLPGVTQYLPWVLPYQVTFSSENIITDFSSIVNSPDYQWEWVWISVGMGLFFTIIGSIHFSSREID, encoded by the coding sequence ATGGGACCGATATTATCGTCCGATTTAGTTAAAATAAAACGCTCATGGTTTTGGGGACTTGTCCTATTTTTCCCTGCTGTATTAGTTGGAGGGGTAACTTTACTGCTTTTGCTGAATGCTGGTGATATACAGCAGGAGGTCTCAGAAGGTAGAAGTTATAACATTTGGGGTACCATATGGATGATTACATTTTACGGCAACTATTTTATTATCCACCTTTCCGTTACAATTTTATGCTCATATATTGCTAATCTAGAGCACCAGGCAAGATCGTGGAAACTTATCTTTTCTATGCCAATATCCAAGACCCAATACTATTGGACGCGCTACATGTGGATATGCCTTGGTGTGCTACTTTCGGGCTTATTTTTAATAGTTGCTATGTACCTTTCTGGATTTTTATTCGGAGGGAGCGCTACATTTAATGCCTCCAGAATCTTTTATTTTACAATGTTTCCATATCTGACTTCTTTTGCTCTTATTGGGCTGCAGCTATGGATGTCCATGGTATTAAATAATCAGGCGATACCGATGATGATGGGAGGAGTAGGAATAGCCTTGGGGCTATTTTTGATTCAGCTGCCGGGGGTTACACAATATCTTCCGTGGGTCCTGCCATACCAAGTAACATTTTCAAGTGAAAATATCATTACTGATTTTTCTAGTATAGTTAATTCCCCTGATTACCAGTGGGAATGGGTTTGGATTAGCGTTGGCATGGGCTTATTTTTCACTATCATTGGATCGATACATTTTTCCAGTAGAGAAATAGATTAG